A window of Spodoptera frugiperda isolate SF20-4 chromosome 17, AGI-APGP_CSIRO_Sfru_2.0, whole genome shotgun sequence contains these coding sequences:
- the LOC118276744 gene encoding putative uncharacterized protein DDB_G0282133 isoform X8 codes for MATTIPNLKFIVNVIFLFLVTHTHPSLPNEYSGLLSNLYKKASDQNRPLILVLDNNANRGQNSRSQNNDRSNRYESNSNRNNYKSNNNQDRNDVSYEETRNNDETPFLYLHQLSQQANDKISPINKQKSNNHYNSRNDRNSNNRGNNRGDRHRGRNNRGQNERGASDYDNRNNNRGDNYNRGSNRGNSESRSNYRGNSNNRGNYRSNYNRGNNRGNYRANSDRGNYKSNRGYSNNRASFVNNHEYTVKNLGDNNNRLDNNDNNRGDYNNNNRGDNNYNRGSNRGDNDYGNNNNNNRASSNNRGDNNNNNRGDNYNRGDNNNNNNRVDNNNRGDNYNNNNNRGDNYNNNNRGDNNNNNRGDNYNNNRVDNNNRGDNNNRGDNYNNNNNRGDNYNRGDNNNNNNRGDNNNRGDNNNNNRGDNNNRGDNYYVRGSNRGDNDYGNNNNNNNNRASNNNRGYYNNRLDNNNRGDNNNNRGDNNDSADNNNREDNNNNNNRASNNYNNRGDNNNNRGDYNNNNRGANNNNNYNRGNNRGNNDYDNNNRGNYNNNNRGDNNNRLDNNNNNYNRGNNDYGNNNNNNRASNNNNYNRGNNNNRGLVNYVRNSNRGDNNYGNNNNRGDNNNNYNNRGDSNNNNYNRGDNDYSNNNNRGDNNNNNNYSNRANNNNNNRGDNDNNNRGNNNSNNNRLDNNYNRGDNDYGNNNNRANNNNNNNNYSNRANNNNNNRGDNDNNNNYNRGSNYYGNNNNNNRGDNNNNNYNNNRANNNNNNRGDNDNSAENNNRVDNNNRGNNNNYNRGNNDYGNNNNNNRASNNNYNRGNSNNRGLVNYVRNSNRGDNNYGNNNNNNRGDNNYGNNNNRGDNNNNNYSNRANNNNNRGDNNNNNNRGDNNNYNNRGDNYNYNRGDNDYGNNNNRGDNNNNYNNRANNNYNNRADNDNSAENYNRVDNNNRGNNNDNNSNRGDYNNNNRGDNNNRLDNNNNNYNRGSNRGDNDYGNNNNNNRGDNNNYNNRANNNNYNNRANNNNNYNRGNNNNRGLVNYVRNSNRGDNNYGNNNNNNREDNNSNNRGDNSNNYNRGSNDNNNNYNYNNRANNNNNRGDNDNSAESNNRVDNNNRGNNNNYNRGNNRGDNNYGNNNNNNRGDNNNNRGDNNNNNNYSNRANNNNNRGDNDNSAENNNRVDNNNRGNNNNYNNYNRGDNDRASNNNNRGDNNNNNYNRGNNRGNNDYNNNNRGDNNNRANNNRGDNNNRLNNNNRGNNYNNYVRGSNRGDNDYGNNNNNNRGDNNNNYSNRANNNNNNRGDNDNNNRGDNNNNNNNYNRGDNNNYNRGSNYYGNNNNRGDNNNNYSNRANNNNNNYNRGSNRGNNDYENNNRANNNYNNRGDSNNNNNNNREDYNNRGDNNNYNNRANNNNYNNRANNNNYNNRANNNNNYNRGNNNNRGLVNYVRNSNRGDNNYGNNNNNNRGDKNNNYNNRGDNNNNNYNRGDNDYENNNNRGDNNNNNNYNNNNYSNRANNNNNRGDNNNNRGNNDYGNNNNNNRGDNNNYNNRANNNNNRASNNRGDYNSNNNNRANNNNNNRGLVNYVRNSNRGDNNYGSNNNNNRGDNNNNYRGDNNNNNYNNRANNNNYNRGDNDNNNRGDDNNNYNRGSNDNNNNYYYNNRANNNNRGDNDNSAENNNRLDNNNRGNNNDNNNYNRGNNRGDNDYGSNNNNNRGDNNNNNNRGDNNNNNYNNRGDNNNRLDNNNNNNRGDNNNRGDNNNNNYNNRGDNNNNYNNRGDSNNRGDNYNNRLDNNNNNRGDNNNNNNNYNNRGDNNNRLDNNNNNNRGDNNNNNRGDNNNNNYNNRGDNNNGDILKSPLVKTLMAISNDLRQGYDSCGDEIPTTPSEVDDEDNCEDSGNSCDGDDEGNGNPSTRGELHLNGNNY; via the exons ATGGCGACTACAATACCGAATCTAAAGTTTATTGTTAATGTGATATTCTTATTTTTGGTAACG cacACCCATCCATCTTTACCAAATGAATACAGCGGCCTTCTTTCGAACCTTTATAAAAAGGCTTCCGACCAGAATCGCCCATTGATTCTAGTTTTGGACAACAACGCAAATCGTGGTCAAAACTCGAGAAGCCAAAACAACGACAGATCGAATAGATATGAATCCAATAGTaacagaaataattataaatcaaataacaatCAGGATAGGAATGACGTCAGTTACGAAGAGACTCGTAACAACGATGAAACTCCATTCCTCTATCTCCACCAATTGTCGCAGCAG GCAAACGACAAAATCTCACCAATCAACAAACAGAAATCCAACAACCACTACAACTCACGAAATGACAGAAACAGCAACAATCGGGGTAACAATAGGGGGGACCGCCATAGGGGAAGAAATAATAGGGGTCAGAATGAAAGGGGCGCCTCCGATTATGATAACAGAAATAACAACAGAGGTGATAACTATAACAGAGGAAGCAACAGAGGCAACAGTGAATCTAGGAGCAATTACAGGGGCAATTCCAATAATAGAGGCAATTACAGGAGCAATTATAACAGAGGCAATAATAGGGGTAATTATAGGGCTAATTCTGACAGGGGTAACTACAAGAGCAACAGAGGATACTCTAATAATAGAGCTAGTTTCGTAAATAATCATGAGTACACTGTTAAGAACTTGGGAGACAACAACAACAGGTTAGACAACAACGACAACAACAGGGGAgattacaacaacaacaacagaggAGACAACAACTACAATAGAGGCTCCAACAGAGGCGACAATGACTAcggaaacaacaacaacaacaatagaGCTAGCAGCAACAACAGAGGGgataacaacaacaataacagGGGAGATAACTACAACAGAGGagacaacaacaacaataacaacaggGTAGATAACAACAATAGGGGAGATAactacaataacaataacaacaggGGAGATAACTACAACAATAATAACAGGGGagataacaacaacaacaacagggGAGATAACTACAATAACAACAGGGTAGATAACAACAATAGGGGAGATAACAACAATAGGGGAGATAactacaataacaataacaacaggGGAGATAACTACAACAGAGGagacaacaacaacaataataacagGGGAGATAACAACAATAGGGGagataacaacaataacaacaggGGAGATAACAATAACAGAGGAGATAATTACTATGTCAGAGGCTCCAATAGAGGAGACAACGACTACggaaataataacaacaacaacaacaataggGCTAGCAACAACAACAGGGGATATTACAACAACAGGTTAGATAATAACAATAGGGGTGACAACAACAATAACAGAGGAGACAACAACGACAGTGCTGACAACAACAACAGGGAagacaataacaacaacaacaataggGCTAGCAACAATTACAACAACAGGGgagacaacaacaacaacaggggagactacaacaacaacaataggggagctaacaataacaacaactaCAATAGAGGCAATAACAGAGGCAACAATGATTATGACAACAATAACAGGGGAAACTATAACAACAACAATAGGGGAGATAATAATAACAGATTagacaacaataacaacaactaCAATAGAGGTAACAATGATTAcggaaacaacaacaacaataataggGCTAGCAACAACAACAATTACAACAGGGGAAACAATAACAACAGAGGACTCGTAAACTATGTCAGAAACTCCAACAGAGGCGACAACAACTAcggaaacaacaacaacagaggAGATAACAACAATAACTACAACAACAGGGGAGACAGCAACAACAATAACTACAATAGAGGTGATAACGATtacagcaacaacaacaacaggggagataataataacaacaacaattaCAGCAATAGGGccaacaacaataacaacaacaggGGAGACAATGACAACAACAACAGGGGAAATAACAACAGCAATAATAACAGATTAGACAACAACTACAATAGAGGCGACAATGACTAcggaaacaacaacaacagagccaacaacaacaacaacaacaataattacaGCAATCGGGctaacaacaataacaacaacaggGGAGACAATGACAACAACAATAACTACAATAGAGGCTCCAATTATTAcggaaacaacaacaacaataataggggagataacaacaacaacaactacaacAACAATAGAGccaacaacaataacaacaacaggGGAGACAATGACAACAGTGCCGAAAACAATAACAGGGTAGACAATAACAACAGGGGTaacaacaacaactacaacAGAGGCAACAATGATTAcggaaacaacaacaacaacaataggGCTAGCAACAACAACTACAACAGGGGAAACAGTAACAACAGAGGACTCGTAAACTATGTCAGAAACTCCAACAGAGGCGACAACAACTAcggaaacaacaacaacaacaacagaggAGACAACAATTAcggaaacaacaacaacaggggtgacaacaataacaataactataGCAATAGGGccaacaacaataacaacagaggagacaacaacaacaacaacaataggGGAGATAACAATAACTATAACAACAGGGGAGACAACTACAACTACAATAGAGGCGACAATGACTAcggaaacaacaacaacagaggagataacaacaacaactacaacAATAGGGCCAACAACAATTACAACAACAGGGCAGACAATGACAACAGTGCCGAAAACTATAATAGAGTAGACAATAACAACAGAGGTAACAACAACGATAACAACTCTAATAGAGGAGactacaacaacaacaacagaggAGATAACAACAACAGATTagacaacaataacaataactacaATAGAGGCTCCAATAGGGGAGACAATGATTAcggaaacaacaacaacaataacagGGGAGATAATAACAACTACAACAACCGGGCCAACAACAATAACTACAATAATCGggccaacaacaacaacaattacAACAGGGGAAACAATAACAACAGGGGCCTCGTAAACTATGTCAGAAACTCGAACAGAGGCGACAACAACTAcggaaacaataacaacaacaacagagaagacaacaacagcaacaacagGGGAGACAACAGCAATAACTACAATAGAGGCTCCAATGATAACAATAACAACTACAACTACAACAATAGggccaacaacaacaacaacagggGAGACAATGACAACAGTGCTGAAAGCAATAACAGGGTAGACAATAACAACAGGGGTAACAACAACAACTACAATAGAGGCAACAACAGAGGAGATAATAACTAtggaaacaataacaacaacaacaggggagacaacaacaacaacaggggagataacaataacaacaacaactacaGCAATAGGgccaataacaacaacaacagggGAGACAATGACAACAGTGCTGAAAACAATAATAGAGTAGACAATAACAACAGGGGTaacaacaacaactacaacAATTATAACAGAGGAGACAATGATAGGGCTAGCAACAACAACAATAGGGGagataacaacaacaacaactacaaTAGAGGCAACAACAGAGGCAACAATgactataataacaataacaggGGGGATAACAACAACAGAGCTAACAACAATAGGGGAGATAACAATAACAgattaaacaacaacaacaggggaaataattataataactatgtcAGAGGTTCCAACAGAGGAGACAACGACTACggaaataataacaacaacaacagaggagataacaacaacaactacaGCAATAGGgccaataacaataacaacaacaggGGAGACAACGACAACAACAACAGGGgagataacaataacaataacaacaactaCAACAGAGGAGATAACAACAACTACAATAGAGGCTCCAATTATTAcggaaacaacaacaacagaggggataacaacaacaactacaGCAATAGGgccaataacaataacaacaactaCAATAGAGGCTCCAACAGAGGAAACAATGACTATGAAAACAACAATAGGGCCAACAACAACTACAACAACAGGGGAGACAgcaacaacaataacaacaacaacagggAAGACTACAATAATAGGGGAGATAACAACAACTACAACAATCGGGCCAACAATAATAACTACAACAATCGGGCCAACAACAATAACTACAACAATCGGGccaataacaacaacaattaCAACAGGGGAAACAATAATAACAGAGGACTTGTAAACTATGTCAGAAACTCCAACAGAGGCGACAACAACTAcggaaacaataacaacaacaacagaggAGACAAGAACAATAACTACAACAACAGGGGagacaacaacaacaataattacaatagaGGTGATAACGACTACGAAAACAACAATAACAGGGGagataacaataacaacaacaactataacaacaacaactacaGCAATAGGGccaacaacaataacaacagaggagacaacaacaacaacagaggCAACAATGATTAC ggaaacaataacaataataatagggGTGATAACAACAATTACAACAATAGGgcgaacaacaacaacaacagggCTAGCAACAACCGAGGCGACTATaacagcaacaacaacaatagagctaacaacaacaataacaacaggGGCCTCGTAAACTATGTCAGAAACTCCAACAGAGGCGACAACAACTACGGtagcaacaacaacaataacagaggagataacaacaacaactacaGGGGagataacaacaacaataactACAACAACAGGGCCAACAACAATAACTACAACAGGGGAGACAATGACAACAACAACAGGGGAGACGACAACAATAACTACAATAGAGGCTCCAATGATAACAATAACAACTACTACTACAACAATAGggccaacaacaacaacagggGAGACAATGACAACAGTGCTGAAAACAATAACAGGTTAGACAATAACAACAGGGGTAACAACAACGACAACAACAATTACAATAGAGGCAACAACAGAGGAGATAATGACTATGGAagcaataacaacaacaataggggagacaacaacaacaacaacaacagaggAGACAACAATAATAACAACTACAACAACCGGGGAGACAATAACAACAGGTTagacaacaacaacaacaacaataggGGAGACAACAACAACCGAGGtgataacaacaacaacaactacaacAACAGAGGAGACAATAACAACAACTACAACAACAGGGGAGACAGCAACAACAGAGGTGACAACTACAACAACAGGTTagacaacaataacaacaatagaggtgataacaacaacaacaacaacaactacaacAACAGAGGAGACAATAATAATAGGTTagataacaataacaacaacaacagaggagacaacaataacaacaacagaggtgataacaacaacaacaactacaacAACAGGGGAGACAATAATAATGGTGATATCTTGAAATCACCACTTGTGAAAACTCTTATGGCAATATCTAATGATTTGAGACAGGGCTATGACTCGTGTGGTGATGAAATACCGACCACACCTAGTGAGGTTGATGATGAGGACAATTGTGAGGACTCAGGAAACTCTtgtgatggtgatgatgaagGCAACGGCAACCCTAGCACCAGAGGAGAACTTCATTTAAATGGGAATAAttactaa